A portion of the Sphingobacterium spiritivorum genome contains these proteins:
- a CDS encoding sensor histidine kinase → MTRFKWGIVCSYILLIGSGAAFCFALMSGWYLLASLAGITALVTFIAGLKAQFDVYDVFMDFVQSTRQRDFTRYYITKKTSSTKRRIHETFNEINAAFKEVTVSKELQYQYLNQIVNMLDTAIFTYYPDKDKVIWMNEAFRVMFDIPYVGRFSSLERRNKELFRIINNLQPGQQHIEAVSSAKGKVKLLMQLSELVTQEGRCQIVVFQNVNEAIDETETKAWHKLLRVLTHEIMNSIAPISSLAETMSQHLDRLEPAEELEDVRVGVDTIRNRSEGLLKFAKSYRTINKVDKPQLKEIMVSDLFENIYQLLEPTFVQKNIEFDVILKPTRIQLFADANLVEQVLINLVLNAMEAVKDIEKPYITMSAIEKGGNVQIHVSDNGIGIDTELMENIFTPFFTTRKTGSGVGLTLSKQIMLIHGGNILVESAVGKGSTFTLQF, encoded by the coding sequence ATGACACGCTTTAAATGGGGGATAGTTTGTAGTTACATATTGCTGATAGGATCGGGGGCAGCGTTTTGTTTTGCCCTAATGTCCGGATGGTACCTGCTGGCGTCTCTGGCAGGGATAACAGCCCTTGTAACTTTTATTGCTGGACTGAAAGCGCAATTTGATGTCTATGATGTATTTATGGATTTTGTACAGTCTACCAGGCAACGCGATTTTACACGTTATTATATTACAAAAAAAACAAGCTCAACAAAGCGCAGAATCCATGAGACATTCAATGAGATAAATGCTGCATTTAAAGAAGTTACGGTTTCAAAAGAATTGCAGTATCAATATCTCAATCAGATTGTGAATATGCTGGACACAGCTATCTTCACTTATTATCCGGATAAAGATAAAGTCATCTGGATGAATGAAGCTTTTAGAGTTATGTTTGATATTCCATATGTGGGGAGGTTCTCTTCACTGGAACGGCGGAATAAAGAGCTTTTCAGAATTATTAATAACCTTCAGCCTGGACAGCAGCATATTGAAGCGGTTTCTTCTGCTAAGGGGAAAGTCAAACTGCTGATGCAACTCTCCGAACTGGTAACACAGGAGGGGAGGTGTCAGATCGTAGTCTTTCAGAATGTCAACGAAGCTATTGACGAGACAGAGACTAAAGCCTGGCATAAACTATTGCGTGTACTGACGCATGAAATTATGAATTCCATTGCTCCTATTTCATCTCTGGCAGAGACGATGAGTCAGCATCTGGATCGCCTGGAGCCGGCAGAGGAACTGGAAGATGTCCGTGTAGGGGTTGATACTATTCGCAACAGAAGTGAGGGTTTGCTGAAGTTTGCGAAGAGTTACCGTACAATCAATAAAGTGGATAAACCACAGCTGAAGGAAATTATGGTATCCGATCTGTTTGAAAATATTTATCAGTTGCTGGAACCTACATTTGTACAGAAGAATATTGAATTTGATGTCATATTGAAACCTACACGGATTCAGTTATTTGCGGATGCGAATCTGGTGGAACAAGTGCTTATTAATCTTGTCCTCAATGCTATGGAGGCTGTAAAAGATATAGAAAAACCATACATCACGATGTCTGCAATAGAGAAAGGCGGAAATGTGCAGATCCACGTTAGCGATAATGGAATCGGTATAGATACGGAACTCATGGAGAATATCTTTACTCCATTCTTTACCACCCGTAAAACGGGAAGTGGGGTAGGTCTGACATTAAGTAAACAGATCATGCTGATCCATGGGGGGAATATTCTGGTAGAATCTGCAGTAGGTAAAGGCAGTACATTTACTTTGCAGTTTTGA
- the hemW gene encoding radical SAM family heme chaperone HemW, which yields MPGIYFHIPFCKQACHYCDFHFSTSLRYTDEMMAAMKQELELRSQAGDTKKLTSLYFGGGTPSILDAGHIQSFIDTVSEYYDIAEDAEITLEANPDDLDQKKVQQLRHTDINRFSIGIQSFYEEDLSWMNRAHNASEADAAIKRVQDAGFENITADLIYGYPLLTDQKWNANIDKLLEFEIPHISAYSMTVEPQTALDHFIKKGKSPAMNESQSAAQFEILIDKLVNSGFEHYEISNFAKPDRYARHNSSYWKGDTYIGIGPSAHSFNGDNRSWNIANNALYIKGIADKTPVAEVEHLSFENKVNEYIMTSLRTMWGMDTAKIEEAFGSDTLKQLTDTIQPFITHGEVCLHDGHYYLTAKGKLIADHIASELFLEED from the coding sequence ATGCCGGGTATCTACTTTCACATTCCATTTTGCAAACAAGCCTGTCACTACTGTGATTTTCATTTTTCTACGTCCCTCAGATACACGGACGAAATGATGGCTGCAATGAAACAGGAACTGGAATTACGGAGTCAGGCAGGAGATACCAAAAAGCTGACCTCCCTGTATTTCGGCGGAGGAACGCCATCTATTCTGGATGCCGGACATATACAGTCTTTCATTGATACTGTTTCAGAGTACTATGACATTGCTGAAGATGCGGAGATTACTTTAGAGGCCAATCCGGATGATCTGGATCAGAAAAAAGTACAGCAGCTCCGACATACAGATATCAATCGTTTCAGTATCGGCATACAGTCCTTCTACGAAGAAGATCTAAGCTGGATGAACCGGGCGCATAATGCCAGTGAAGCAGATGCGGCTATCAAGCGTGTGCAGGATGCCGGATTTGAGAATATAACGGCAGATCTGATCTATGGGTATCCTTTGCTTACAGATCAAAAGTGGAATGCGAATATCGATAAGTTACTGGAATTTGAAATTCCGCATATCTCTGCTTACAGCATGACGGTAGAACCGCAAACAGCTCTGGATCATTTCATAAAAAAAGGCAAGTCTCCGGCCATGAATGAATCACAGTCTGCCGCACAGTTTGAAATCCTGATAGATAAACTTGTAAACAGCGGATTTGAGCATTATGAGATATCCAACTTTGCAAAACCTGACAGATATGCCCGACATAACTCCAGCTACTGGAAAGGTGACACTTATATCGGCATTGGCCCTTCCGCCCATTCCTTTAACGGTGATAACCGATCCTGGAATATTGCCAACAATGCACTTTACATAAAAGGTATAGCTGACAAAACACCTGTTGCTGAGGTGGAGCACCTGAGTTTCGAAAACAAAGTCAATGAATATATTATGACTTCCCTGCGCACCATGTGGGGAATGGACACTGCGAAAATCGAAGAAGCATTCGGCTCAGATACCCTTAAGCAACTCACGGATACGATCCAGCCTTTTATCACGCACGGAGAAGTCTGCCTGCACGATGGTCATTATTATCTTACAGCAAAAGGAAAACTTATTGCAGACCATATTGCATCCGAACTTTTTCTGGAAGAAGATTAA
- a CDS encoding DUF5007 domain-containing protein: MNRNYISNTIKGALGLISVILLSSCNKNLPDHLDALDNDVTYTTTTYEPVLGRTTLFNNNVNVGRNSTLPLDFKIYSIRTADGDPAPELTSKFPVKVWKKAYTGAETTLAEIESKREVQYRPLLEIQEKSGEITMWNPGSSSFVKNSPDPGYVFDVEISNTGGRKFARNLKLKPYKERPYEPSTVDPATGLSLRPYVFPSLMVNTVGERTGQFLGFGDMVVYFFKNEEQAGNSLTFSFVDSLNNYINPDKFNATNWEKLIHGFDMVKTNQKVTYKVAYPIPLINQRTDYTNIDGTRASVTFAYRRLGFGGGSVLARLGLDFAIFEEGNWEIQFRFTGESPRFTNE; this comes from the coding sequence ATGAACAGAAACTATATAAGCAATACGATAAAAGGCGCTTTAGGTCTTATATCTGTTATTCTACTCTCTTCGTGTAATAAAAATTTGCCGGATCATCTGGATGCACTGGATAATGATGTGACATACACTACCACTACTTATGAGCCGGTATTAGGAAGAACCACTTTATTCAATAATAATGTGAACGTAGGCAGAAATTCTACGCTTCCCTTAGATTTTAAAATTTACAGTATACGTACCGCCGATGGGGATCCGGCACCGGAGTTAACCAGTAAATTTCCGGTCAAAGTATGGAAAAAAGCGTATACAGGAGCTGAAACTACATTGGCTGAAATCGAGAGTAAACGTGAAGTGCAGTACAGACCTCTTTTAGAAATTCAGGAGAAATCCGGAGAGATCACGATGTGGAATCCGGGAAGTTCAAGCTTTGTTAAGAATAGTCCTGATCCGGGTTATGTTTTTGATGTAGAAATAAGCAACACAGGAGGACGCAAATTTGCAAGGAACCTTAAACTGAAACCTTACAAAGAGAGACCTTACGAACCTTCAACTGTAGATCCTGCTACAGGATTGTCTCTTCGTCCGTATGTATTTCCTTCTTTAATGGTAAATACAGTTGGTGAACGTACAGGACAGTTTTTAGGTTTTGGGGATATGGTAGTTTATTTCTTTAAAAATGAAGAGCAAGCTGGCAATTCACTGACATTCAGTTTTGTAGATTCCTTAAATAATTACATCAATCCGGATAAGTTTAATGCAACGAACTGGGAAAAGCTGATTCACGGATTTGATATGGTCAAGACCAATCAGAAAGTAACGTATAAGGTGGCCTATCCTATTCCATTGATTAATCAGAGGACTGACTACACCAATATTGACGGAACCAGAGCCAGTGTGACGTTTGCATACAGACGGCTTGGTTTCGGCGGGGGAAGTGTATTGGCAAGACTAGGGTTAGATTTTGCAATTTTTGAAGAAGGCAATTGGGAAATTCAATTCCGGTTTACGGGCGAATCACCAAGATTTACTAATGAATAA
- a CDS encoding RagB/SusD family nutrient uptake outer membrane protein codes for MKRYFNKKNVSCFLMLMTGLTGMITISCENKLDIDSANVASETKQWTDISDTRSSLMGLYGLTRAALQDNNAHWVYGEMRGKDFVSYKRSDLEAVYRNDLKASYPMISALSNWRRFYAVVNAASIFIERAPEVYEKDERYTELNLKYDIAQARAIRAFAYFYMVRIWGDVPLLTKSYDDGKFTEFGRADQASVLAFASQELLKAAEDLPYLYGVNLQTYYGVTSVEWRGVLFNKLTAYALLAHIAAWQGKYIDADVFAKFVLDNYSKVGLFYSNITQLTGRTGIFSSSENYSQLLNFQSSYAFNEATATGHIEQLTLAKPLTNKTMPDIFVPKDSVITIFNDPNDTRFGIDTISGLTRTNYFTNFSGEIPIFSKIKVIRDGDGDSDFNIFGSNLIFTRLEEITLLRAEAKAALGETGEARTLLNVIRTSRGLPAFHEGRTENILDVIFEERRRELMGEGWRWYDIIRFNKLRKKDSNVVKLINEGGIYWPIATDVLRNNSKLVQNPYWK; via the coding sequence ATGAAAAGATATTTTAATAAAAAGAATGTTTCCTGTTTTTTAATGTTGATGACAGGTCTGACAGGAATGATAACCATTTCCTGTGAAAATAAACTGGACATCGATTCGGCGAATGTTGCTTCTGAAACAAAACAATGGACGGATATTTCAGATACCCGCTCTTCATTGATGGGATTGTATGGTCTTACCAGAGCCGCATTGCAGGATAATAATGCACATTGGGTTTATGGTGAGATGAGAGGGAAAGATTTCGTTTCTTACAAACGCTCTGATCTGGAGGCCGTTTACAGAAATGATTTAAAAGCATCATATCCGATGATCTCAGCATTGTCCAACTGGAGAAGGTTTTATGCTGTGGTAAATGCAGCTTCTATCTTCATAGAGCGTGCTCCGGAGGTATATGAAAAAGATGAACGCTATACGGAGTTGAACCTTAAATATGATATTGCACAGGCACGTGCTATACGGGCGTTCGCCTATTTCTATATGGTACGTATCTGGGGCGACGTTCCGTTGCTGACCAAATCCTATGATGATGGTAAATTTACCGAATTCGGCAGGGCAGACCAGGCATCTGTATTAGCATTTGCAAGCCAGGAATTGTTGAAAGCTGCGGAGGATCTGCCTTACTTATACGGGGTGAATCTACAGACCTACTATGGTGTTACATCTGTTGAATGGAGAGGCGTATTATTCAACAAACTGACAGCATATGCACTCTTGGCACATATTGCGGCATGGCAGGGGAAATATATTGATGCAGATGTATTTGCCAAGTTTGTGTTGGATAATTACAGTAAAGTAGGATTATTCTACTCCAATATTACGCAGCTGACTGGTAGAACAGGAATCTTCTCTTCTTCGGAAAATTATTCACAGCTACTTAATTTTCAATCTTCTTATGCCTTTAATGAAGCAACTGCTACCGGACATATCGAGCAGTTGACACTGGCCAAGCCGCTGACAAATAAGACTATGCCGGACATCTTTGTTCCTAAAGACAGTGTGATTACCATTTTTAATGACCCTAATGATACCCGTTTCGGTATTGATACTATTTCAGGGCTGACAAGAACTAATTACTTCACAAACTTCAGCGGTGAGATTCCGATTTTCAGTAAGATCAAAGTAATCAGAGACGGAGATGGAGACAGTGATTTCAATATTTTCGGATCTAATCTGATTTTTACCCGACTGGAAGAAATTACGTTGTTAAGAGCAGAAGCTAAAGCAGCTTTAGGAGAGACCGGTGAGGCGCGCACATTGTTGAATGTAATCCGCACAAGCCGTGGGCTACCGGCATTTCATGAGGGAAGGACAGAGAATATTCTTGATGTAATCTTCGAAGAGAGAAGAAGGGAGCTGATGGGTGAAGGCTGGAGATGGTACGACATCATTCGTTTCAATAAGTTACGGAAAAAGGACAGCAATGTCGTAAAACTTATCAATGAAGGAGGAATATATTGGCCTATCGCCACAGATGTGCTAAGGAACAATTCAAAACTCGTACAAAATCCGTATTGGAAATAA
- a CDS encoding SusC/RagA family TonB-linked outer membrane protein translates to MMKRFYCFLILVFPVSFLQAADFPDGYTANTNRYLLQDTVSTDTLLLQRLNPTAVRLGSADSVHIQTVSTFPFHSVAQYLKGEVAGVYVQENTAEPGTNRNIVLRGLAAPLFSNKDINASQPTIFVNGVPLTQENNFSYGIQKYDYNRLGPGTDFASIFNINAIESIEVIKDPAKLAALGPLAANGAIWITTKGGKSGPSEISLNSYYGMNTRKSVTPVNAQYENMFRQQFYSKYGTEQDRLTYPSYLGDSTNVNYYGPSDWSEEYNKNQPLYSIDLSLRGGSDRANFNFLGGHTSNTSSADAANFKRYNATFNVNMAPAEWFNFTAYVNASRVERKRNRSLRDRISETGYLPDLSIPMSPNREVYARYLKEFDKNVDGNVMNAVQAFISADFSILSNLRYTTKFSIDYNEGLRDVFYASSLMDDNNYVSNYNGYNQRYKFDHALNYNLGKDTDHQLDLTAGMEYMEDLYRFTYTKTYDGPNDFIKLNLKESTLPTYRYTNREDLRVYSFYGNAKYKYKNLLDLNAVLRYDGSSTVQKDNRWLFTPAVSAKWNVKNQFFTTNDGINELSIKAGWGRIGKLLTISRFATGPQYATDLNWSTEAGLVSYNGFAAISRPYTLGWVGYDVEWPYTDHFNIDLEGSFFSNRLSAGISLYNKNDKNQIASIPVPAEYGYTGRYMNGLNVNNKGVDLALGLNVLTNPDKLQWTSAFNFNINKNTLKALPNNLQTLIVGDRKLEVGKSVDQFWVYQNAGIYNTESEIPVNPNTGRKMMFQGVEMNAGDAKWVDQNGDFDVNEDDKILAGNAMPKFVGGWSNQFKYKNFDLGFQWYFALGHKALNQRVSNRYDFINNESNNTINSVKEIFHWQQDFDITKYPIYNPWSSSVPYRVDQDLFMENASFVKLRSVSVGYEIAGLKEKVKRLRKAYVYVTGTNLLTITKFTGIDPELIDFNGYYSGYGLPLSPTFTLGFKLDL, encoded by the coding sequence ATGATGAAAAGATTCTATTGCTTTTTAATCTTAGTTTTTCCTGTATCTTTCCTGCAAGCAGCCGATTTTCCGGATGGATATACTGCGAATACTAACCGATATCTGTTACAGGATACCGTGAGTACCGATACGCTCCTTCTACAGCGGCTTAATCCTACAGCTGTCAGATTGGGAAGTGCAGACTCGGTACATATTCAGACGGTGTCGACATTTCCTTTCCACAGTGTGGCTCAATATCTCAAAGGTGAAGTAGCGGGGGTGTATGTGCAGGAGAATACTGCTGAGCCGGGTACAAACAGAAATATTGTCTTGCGCGGATTGGCAGCACCGTTATTCTCCAACAAGGATATCAACGCTTCCCAGCCTACTATTTTTGTAAATGGTGTACCGCTGACTCAGGAAAATAACTTTTCGTATGGCATTCAGAAATACGATTATAACAGACTTGGGCCGGGGACAGATTTCGCAAGTATCTTTAATATCAATGCGATAGAATCTATCGAAGTCATTAAAGATCCTGCAAAATTAGCTGCATTAGGACCATTGGCTGCAAATGGTGCTATCTGGATCACAACTAAAGGAGGGAAATCAGGACCGAGTGAAATCAGTCTTAATTCCTACTACGGGATGAATACCCGAAAGTCTGTCACTCCTGTCAATGCACAATATGAGAATATGTTCAGACAGCAGTTCTACTCCAAATATGGAACCGAACAAGACCGGCTCACCTATCCTTCTTACCTTGGAGATTCTACAAATGTAAATTATTATGGACCGTCAGACTGGTCTGAAGAATACAATAAAAATCAACCGTTATACTCTATAGACTTATCTCTGAGAGGAGGTTCAGACAGAGCTAATTTTAATTTTCTGGGTGGTCATACCAGTAATACTTCCAGTGCGGATGCCGCAAATTTCAAGCGTTATAATGCGACGTTTAATGTCAATATGGCGCCAGCGGAATGGTTCAATTTTACAGCCTATGTCAATGCCTCCCGAGTGGAGCGTAAGCGTAACCGTTCTTTACGCGACAGAATTTCGGAAACGGGCTATCTGCCTGATCTGAGTATTCCGATGTCACCCAACCGTGAAGTGTATGCCCGCTATCTGAAAGAATTTGACAAAAATGTGGATGGCAATGTGATGAATGCTGTGCAGGCCTTTATATCAGCGGATTTCTCCATATTAAGTAATCTTCGATATACTACTAAATTTTCGATCGATTACAACGAAGGGTTAAGAGATGTGTTTTATGCTTCTTCGTTAATGGATGATAACAATTATGTATCCAATTATAACGGCTATAACCAACGGTATAAATTTGATCATGCTCTAAACTACAATCTGGGAAAAGATACAGATCATCAGTTAGATCTTACAGCAGGAATGGAATATATGGAAGACCTGTACCGGTTTACATATACCAAAACATATGACGGACCGAATGATTTCATCAAGTTAAATCTTAAAGAATCGACCCTTCCTACTTACAGATATACGAATCGTGAAGACCTGAGAGTATACTCTTTTTATGGAAATGCAAAATATAAGTATAAAAATCTTTTGGATCTGAATGCTGTATTGCGCTATGACGGATCATCTACAGTACAAAAGGATAACAGATGGCTGTTCACGCCGGCAGTGAGTGCAAAATGGAATGTGAAAAATCAATTTTTCACCACGAATGATGGGATTAATGAACTTTCGATCAAAGCCGGATGGGGAAGGATCGGAAAGTTGCTGACCATTAGTCGCTTTGCGACAGGACCGCAGTATGCAACAGATCTAAACTGGAGTACAGAAGCTGGATTGGTTTCTTACAATGGTTTCGCAGCTATTTCAAGACCATATACATTAGGTTGGGTAGGCTATGATGTTGAATGGCCGTATACAGATCACTTTAACATTGATCTGGAAGGTTCGTTCTTCTCTAACAGATTGTCAGCAGGAATCTCATTGTACAATAAAAACGACAAAAATCAGATTGCGTCCATTCCGGTTCCCGCTGAATATGGATATACCGGTCGCTATATGAACGGTCTGAATGTCAATAATAAAGGTGTGGATCTAGCACTAGGATTAAACGTGCTGACTAATCCTGATAAACTGCAATGGACAAGTGCATTTAATTTTAATATTAACAAAAATACACTCAAAGCGCTTCCTAATAATCTGCAAACCTTAATTGTAGGTGATCGCAAGCTTGAGGTTGGAAAATCTGTTGATCAATTCTGGGTATATCAGAATGCAGGAATTTACAATACCGAAAGCGAAATCCCTGTTAATCCAAATACGGGACGTAAAATGATGTTCCAGGGAGTTGAAATGAATGCCGGTGACGCTAAATGGGTGGATCAGAACGGAGACTTTGATGTCAATGAAGATGATAAAATATTGGCAGGAAATGCAATGCCTAAGTTTGTCGGAGGATGGAGTAACCAGTTCAAGTACAAAAACTTTGACCTGGGTTTTCAATGGTATTTTGCATTAGGGCATAAAGCATTGAACCAGCGGGTTTCCAACCGTTACGACTTCATCAACAACGAATCTAACAATACCATTAACTCTGTAAAAGAGATTTTTCACTGGCAGCAGGATTTTGATATCACAAAATATCCTATTTACAACCCATGGAGCAGCAGCGTACCTTACCGTGTAGATCAGGATCTTTTTATGGAAAATGCATCCTTCGTAAAATTGAGATCTGTCTCTGTCGGATATGAAATTGCAGGACTTAAAGAAAAGGTCAAAAGACTCAGAAAAGCGTATGTGTATGTAACAGGAACCAATCTGCTCACTATTACCAAATTCACAGGTATAGATCCTGAGCTTATAGACTTTAATGGCTATTACTCAGGCTACGGACTTCCGCTGTCACCGACATTTACGCTGGGTTTCAAGTTAGATCTCTAA